A region of Natribaculum luteum DNA encodes the following proteins:
- a CDS encoding ISH3 family transposase, with protein MNLPKLKQVLTDPDEFISNRQLKALSLELLLLIPMPGIEGSPLDPGDIMEVVLRAAAGTTSVNGVTTNTEETPNREPVMDWLHTLQKDPMLDAVNDILATLAMTVLDRHRSRTVCIDFMDNPFHGNPSSDGEIRRMSARDGTTQCHRYCTAFVIAQGKPLTLAVEPVAGEDSKADAVERLLARVETYPFEIDRILMDRDAYVGKLIGVLRESAPPVFPVKTGKASIRKKLSVTASYMTEETICEGKEHEQTFPMAVNVTYQNGDRGKSGVKTTGYAAYGLEDRTPTQVATIYNKRSQIEKSYEKFREARAVTTTPSTTIRLFYVGVGFLLEQLWLVLQWAVLARPRRGGRALPVEFTFGDAFLHGVVRELDRDLGWKEKHRTNGTGLPPGCDHGLG; from the coding sequence ATGAACCTTCCAAAACTCAAGCAGGTGCTTACTGATCCAGACGAGTTCATTTCGAACCGGCAACTCAAGGCTCTTTCTCTGGAGCTCCTCCTGTTGATTCCGATGCCGGGAATCGAGGGCTCGCCCCTCGATCCCGGCGATATCATGGAAGTCGTTCTTCGAGCCGCCGCTGGGACAACCTCTGTCAACGGCGTCACGACCAATACAGAGGAAACGCCCAATAGAGAACCCGTCATGGATTGGCTCCACACGCTCCAAAAAGACCCGATGCTAGACGCCGTCAACGATATTCTCGCTACGCTGGCGATGACGGTTCTCGACCGCCACAGGTCGAGAACCGTCTGTATCGACTTCATGGACAACCCCTTCCACGGAAATCCCAGCAGTGACGGCGAGATCAGACGGATGTCTGCTCGGGACGGGACTACCCAGTGTCATCGCTACTGCACAGCGTTCGTGATTGCGCAGGGAAAGCCGCTGACACTCGCGGTTGAACCGGTTGCTGGCGAAGATAGCAAGGCCGACGCGGTCGAGCGCCTGCTCGCCCGCGTCGAGACGTATCCATTCGAGATCGACCGAATTCTCATGGATCGAGACGCCTACGTCGGGAAGCTGATTGGCGTCCTTCGAGAAAGTGCACCGCCAGTCTTCCCGGTCAAGACCGGGAAGGCGTCGATCCGAAAGAAGCTCTCCGTAACGGCGTCATACATGACCGAAGAGACGATTTGTGAGGGGAAAGAGCACGAACAGACGTTTCCGATGGCAGTGAACGTTACCTACCAGAACGGTGACCGTGGAAAGTCTGGCGTGAAGACGACCGGATACGCGGCGTACGGTCTGGAAGACCGGACGCCGACGCAGGTTGCGACGATCTACAACAAGCGGTCACAGATCGAAAAGAGCTACGAGAAGTTCCGTGAAGCGCGTGCAGTGACGACAACACCGTCAACGACGATTCGCCTCTTCTACGTGGGTGTCGGGTTCTTGTTAGAGCAGTTGTGGCTGGTATTACAGTGGGCCGTGCTCGCCCGGCCACGCCGTGGCGGGCGAGCACTTCCCGTTGAGTTCACGTTCGGAGATGCGTTTCTCCACGGAGTCGTCCGGGAGTTAGACCGCGATCTGGGATGGAAAGAGAAGCATCGGACGAACGGTACCGGATTGCCACCTGGATGTGATCACGGACTCGGCTAA
- a CDS encoding class I SAM-dependent methyltransferase: protein MTKPGEEKANEWDTDAYDEEHSFVFEYGEGVVDLLEPAKDERILDLGCGTGHLTAQISNSGANVVGLDSSEEMVAKARKTYPECEFVHADARNFAFEDPFDAVFSNAALHWIPEQDAVLDSVADALVPEGRFVAELGGAGNVAAIVNAVRKEAAEHGYEVESPWYFPSIGEYATKLESHGFETRHATLFDRPTELDNGPDGLAEWLSMFGDSLLSVVPDEDQSTIISAVEDRLRDDLLQNGTWIADYRRLRVVAIQTRK, encoded by the coding sequence ATGACTAAACCGGGCGAAGAAAAAGCAAATGAGTGGGATACTGACGCCTATGACGAAGAGCATTCCTTCGTCTTTGAGTATGGCGAGGGTGTGGTTGATCTTCTAGAGCCGGCAAAGGACGAACGAATACTCGATCTCGGATGTGGGACTGGCCACCTGACAGCGCAAATTTCCAACTCGGGAGCAAACGTTGTTGGTCTCGATAGCTCCGAAGAGATGGTTGCGAAGGCACGCAAAACTTATCCAGAGTGTGAGTTTGTACATGCTGATGCTCGGAACTTCGCATTCGAGGACCCATTCGACGCGGTATTCTCTAACGCGGCGCTCCACTGGATTCCCGAGCAAGACGCCGTTCTCGATTCGGTTGCTGACGCTCTCGTTCCTGAAGGACGATTCGTCGCCGAACTCGGTGGCGCAGGAAACGTCGCCGCTATCGTCAACGCAGTCCGTAAAGAAGCGGCTGAGCATGGCTATGAAGTCGAGAGCCCATGGTACTTCCCGAGTATCGGCGAATACGCCACGAAGCTCGAATCACATGGCTTTGAGACGCGACATGCGACACTCTTCGACCGCCCGACGGAACTCGATAATGGGCCAGACGGACTTGCAGAATGGCTCAGCATGTTCGGCGATAGCCTGCTATCCGTCGTTCCTGATGAGGACCAATCAACAATCATCTCTGCTGTCGAAGATCGTCTTCGCGATGACCTGCTTCAAAACGGAACGTGGATCGCTGATTACCGGCGACTCCGCGTCGTCGCCATTCAAACCCGCAAATAG
- a CDS encoding DUF2250 domain-containing protein — translation MRFDADWMSRADDRILEHLSERGPDTPKSMADSGRVRFSRQHINQRCKKLVVYGLLVHLGNGVYDITDAGQQYLDGELDVRNLDPTTAENGK, via the coding sequence ATGCGTTTCGATGCTGACTGGATGTCACGTGCCGATGATCGGATTTTGGAACATCTCTCTGAACGCGGGCCAGATACGCCAAAGTCGATGGCTGACAGTGGTCGTGTGCGATTCTCCCGACAGCATATCAATCAGCGCTGTAAGAAGCTTGTTGTCTACGGATTACTCGTTCACCTCGGGAATGGTGTCTACGACATTACTGATGCAGGCCAGCAGTATCTCGATGGCGAGCTAGATGTCCGAAACCTGGATCCAACTACCGCTGAGAACGGAAAATAA